In Streptomyces sp. NBC_01551, one DNA window encodes the following:
- a CDS encoding peptidoglycan-binding protein, translating to MRGRRGVLGIAGGAALMAVGGLLATAVVKSPAQVAAETGPPAQGVLTAEVERRVLAETVVMRGTVVADQSVAVAPPGVVTKLPLKAGDAVGAGRLLAEVSGRPVFALHGAVPMYRDLKPGATGDDVAQVQAALRELGHGTGRDPKGVFGPGTKSALTAVYDALGYTPAPAFPDGPARLKEAREAVRSAEWALEDADRSAGGAAATGSSATVGGSATGSAGGAAAGGVSGSAGSAADGSVGPGSAAKAGRSGLAGGAAGGGGSAKDEDADFAARAAWPAGQTPGTRKTPAAAGESGSAGGRPGGATADGGAATAGGSGSAGKSGDVGRSKGPAPGGGSGSAGDLGVTRAGEALGEAREALAAVEAAEGPMLPAGEVVFLRGFPARVASVAAQVGVTVSGPVLTVSAGELVVEAYLKDEKRQMLRPGMPVVISSELDGTDTRGEVAVVAGERSSRAAQGPQGAQGAQGGAGGGGEMGYRMVVRSEAALPAGFAGQDVRLTVESAATDGPALVVPVTALSAGADGRTVVTARAADGAQHRVEVRTGTSGDGFVAVTPVREGSLAAGARVVVGTTPAKR from the coding sequence GTGAGGGGGCGGCGGGGCGTACTCGGGATCGCCGGCGGGGCCGCGCTGATGGCGGTCGGGGGGCTGCTGGCGACGGCGGTGGTGAAGTCACCGGCGCAGGTGGCAGCGGAAACCGGGCCGCCGGCGCAGGGGGTGCTGACCGCGGAGGTGGAGCGGCGGGTACTCGCGGAGACGGTGGTGATGCGGGGGACGGTGGTCGCGGACCAGAGCGTGGCGGTGGCCCCGCCGGGGGTGGTGACGAAGCTGCCGCTGAAGGCGGGGGACGCCGTCGGGGCGGGGCGACTGCTCGCGGAGGTCTCGGGGCGGCCGGTGTTCGCGCTGCACGGTGCGGTGCCGATGTACCGGGACCTGAAGCCCGGTGCCACGGGCGACGATGTCGCCCAGGTCCAGGCCGCGCTGCGCGAGCTGGGCCACGGCACGGGGCGGGACCCGAAGGGCGTCTTCGGCCCGGGCACCAAGTCGGCCCTCACGGCCGTCTACGACGCCCTCGGCTACACCCCCGCCCCCGCCTTCCCGGACGGCCCGGCCCGCCTGAAGGAGGCCCGCGAGGCGGTGAGATCGGCGGAATGGGCCCTGGAAGACGCCGACCGCTCCGCCGGGGGCGCTGCCGCTACCGGAAGTTCGGCCACGGTCGGCGGCTCGGCCACCGGCTCCGCCGGGGGTGCGGCTGCGGGCGGGGTGTCCGGCTCCGCCGGGAGCGCGGCCGACGGCTCCGTCGGGCCCGGAAGCGCGGCCAAGGCCGGACGCTCCGGCCTTGCCGGGGGCGCGGCCGGGGGCGGAGGCTCGGCCAAGGACGAAGACGCCGACTTCGCCGCGCGGGCAGCCTGGCCCGCCGGCCAGACCCCCGGCACCCGCAAGACCCCGGCCGCCGCCGGGGAGTCCGGCTCCGCCGGGGGGCGGCCAGGCGGCGCTACCGCTGACGGAGGCGCGGCCACGGCCGGGGGCTCCGGTTCCGCCGGGAAGTCCGGCGACGTCGGCCGTTCAAAGGGGCCTGCCCCCGGCGGGGGCAGTGGGTCTGCCGGGGACTTGGGCGTGACGCGGGCCGGGGAGGCGTTGGGGGAGGCTCGGGAGGCGTTGGCGGCGGTGGAGGCGGCGGAGGGGCCGATGTTGCCCGCCGGTGAGGTGGTGTTCCTCCGGGGGTTTCCCGCTCGGGTCGCGAGCGTGGCCGCGCAGGTCGGGGTCACCGTGTCCGGGCCGGTGCTGACCGTGTCCGCCGGGGAGCTCGTCGTCGAGGCGTACCTCAAGGACGAGAAGAGGCAGATGCTGCGGCCCGGGATGCCGGTCGTCATCTCCTCCGAGCTTGACGGGACGGACACCCGGGGGGAGGTCGCGGTCGTGGCCGGGGAGCGGTCCAGCCGGGCGGCGCAGGGCCCGCAGGGTGCACAGGGTGCACAGGGTGGTGCCGGCGGCGGCGGTGAGATGGGGTATCGGATGGTCGTGCGGAGCGAAGCGGCGTTGCCCGCCGGGTTCGCCGGGCAGGACGTGCGGTTGACCGTGGAGTCCGCCGCGACCGACGGGCCGGCCCTCGTCGTTCCCGTCACCGCGCTCTCCGCCGGCGCGGACGGCCGTACCGTCGTCACCGCCCGCGCCGCGGACGGCGCGCAGCACCGCGTGGAGGTCCGTACCGGCACCAGCGGCGACGGCTTCGTGGCCGTGACCCCGGTACGGGAGGGCTCCCTCGCGGCCGGGGCCAGGGTCGTCGTCGGCACGACGCCGGCGAAGCGATGA
- a CDS encoding C40 family peptidase, whose protein sequence is MSHTAHIPSHRKPRRSASKLAVRAGVAGGVLSTLAMAGTASASPAAEPVTETTLEMPVLDMDLASDVASAVTTAAENTRAAAVEGELNAQEESARTGAAAEAKEAKEEAQKKADAEKKAKDEADRKAAADRANRSTDRSTLTNASASNSDSGKASAPSKSTSGSSTPATGSAAAIVNFARAQIGKAYVMGATGSSAYDCSGLVQAAYRQAGISLSRTSQSQSLAGTSVSLNALQPGDILYWGSKGSAYHVAIYVGGGKFVGAQNPSTGIVERPLSYDRPTGAVRVL, encoded by the coding sequence CCGGTGGCGTCCTCAGCACCCTGGCCATGGCCGGCACGGCGAGCGCGTCCCCCGCCGCCGAGCCCGTGACCGAGACGACGCTCGAAATGCCGGTCCTCGACATGGACCTGGCTTCCGACGTCGCCTCCGCCGTCACCACGGCCGCCGAGAACACCCGCGCGGCCGCCGTGGAAGGCGAGCTGAACGCCCAGGAGGAGAGCGCCCGTACGGGAGCCGCCGCCGAGGCGAAGGAAGCCAAGGAAGAGGCCCAGAAGAAGGCCGACGCCGAGAAGAAGGCGAAGGACGAGGCCGACCGCAAGGCGGCCGCCGACCGCGCCAACCGCAGCACCGACCGCTCCACGCTGACGAACGCGTCCGCGTCGAACTCGGACTCCGGCAAGGCTTCCGCGCCCTCCAAGAGCACCTCCGGCTCCAGCACCCCGGCCACCGGCTCCGCCGCGGCCATCGTGAACTTCGCGCGCGCCCAGATCGGCAAGGCGTACGTCATGGGCGCCACCGGCTCCTCCGCGTACGACTGCTCCGGCCTCGTCCAGGCCGCGTACCGCCAGGCCGGCATCTCGCTGAGCCGCACCTCGCAGTCGCAGTCGCTGGCCGGCACCTCCGTGTCGCTGAACGCCCTCCAGCCGGGCGACATCCTGTACTGGGGCAGCAAGGGCAGCGCGTACCACGTCGCCATCTACGTCGGCGGCGGCAAGTTCGTGGGCGCCCAGAACCCCAGCACGGGCATCGTCGAGCGTCCGCTGAGCTACGACCGGCCGACGGGCGCCGTGCGCGTCCTCTGA